CATGGCACACGGAAAAATCACCAAACGCTGGACTTGTGATTTTATGTACGACTTTTACAACGGTGGTATGCTGCTCGAAGTGTACACAGATTATCAGTTTCTTCCCGGACTTACCGCACGTATCGGAGAATTCAAAGTTCCTTATACGATTGAAAATGAATTATCTCCTACTACGGTAGAGCTAATCAACTGTTATTCCCAATCCGTCTGCTATCTGGCAGGCGTCAGTGGCAGTGACAAATGTTACGGCATGACTTCGGGTAGAGACATCGGCATGATGATTCATGGTAAACTATTCCACGACTTCCTACAATATAAAGTTGCCGTGATGAACGGACAAGGGATAAATACAAAGGATAAGAACAGCCAGAAAGATGTTGTCGGGAATCTTATGATTTATCCCTTGGAATGGCTATCCGTGGGCGGATCGTTTATCCGGGGAACCGGACACGCAATAGCCGATTCCGAATATACCGGAATCAAAACGGGAGAAAACTATGCCAAAAAGCGTTGGAGCGCAGGAGGGGTTGTTACCACTTCCCGTTTCAATCTGCGTACCGAATATCTCGGCGGCAAGGACCGGAACGTAAAAAGTGAAGGATTCTATGCAACAGGAAGTGTGTGTTTCGCACGAAACCTCGACTTTATCGCTTCGTTTGATTATTTTAATCCTAATAAAGCGGCAGATTTCAAACAAAACAACTACATTGCCGGTGTGCAATACTGGTTCTACCCCAGATGCCGCTTGCAGGCACAATACACTTTTTGTGACAAAAAAGGAAACGGACAGAAAGATTCTAACCTGATACAGGCACAGGTACAGGTCAGATTTTAAGTAGCAAGTATTATGGAGAATCATCATATAATAAACCTATAAAAGAAAGACTGGAAATCATGGAACACAAAATCGCCGAACCCAACGCCCGAGTAGACGTAGCCGACGTACTAAGAGGACTTGCCGTAATGGGAATCATCCTTTTACACAGTATTGAACACTTCAATTTTTATTCTTTTCCGGAGAAAGTACCTTTTGAATGGATGAACTTTACCGACCAAGCTATTTGGAGGGGATTATTCTTCACGTTCAGTAATAAGGCGTATGCAGTATTCGCCCTACTTTTCGGCTTTAGTTTTTATATTCAGGATAATAATCAACAACGCAAAGGAAAGGACTTCCGGCTCCGTTTCCTATGGAGGCTATTTATCCTTTTTATCATCGGACAGTTCAATGCTGCTTTCTTTACCGGAGAAATATTAACCATGTATGCTATCCTCGGTATTATTCTTCCGATATTCTGCCGCGTGAGCGACCGTATCGTCGTCATCTTTGCCACCCTGCTGATCCTGCAACCTATCGACTGGGCAAAATTAATCTATGCTTTATGTAATCCTGACT
The nucleotide sequence above comes from Bacteroides caccae. Encoded proteins:
- a CDS encoding porin family protein; the protein is MRKTLLLSIILLSSMPGIQKSLIAQEKTSLNQVVNTLKERISLAGYAQLGYTYDDAAKPDNTFDIKRIIFMAHGKITKRWTCDFMYDFYNGGMLLEVYTDYQFLPGLTARIGEFKVPYTIENELSPTTVELINCYSQSVCYLAGVSGSDKCYGMTSGRDIGMMIHGKLFHDFLQYKVAVMNGQGINTKDKNSQKDVVGNLMIYPLEWLSVGGSFIRGTGHAIADSEYTGIKTGENYAKKRWSAGGVVTTSRFNLRTEYLGGKDRNVKSEGFYATGSVCFARNLDFIASFDYFNPNKAADFKQNNYIAGVQYWFYPRCRLQAQYTFCDKKGNGQKDSNLIQAQVQVRF